The Rhizobium leguminosarum DNA segment TTCTCCGAGACATTGCCGACGAAAGCGGACATTCGTGAATATCCGGCCTTTACCGAATCCTATGCCGATCTTGCCGCCGGTCGCATCGCCGGCGTGGCAAACTCTCTGCCGAACATTGCTTTCGTCGCCAAGCAGCGTGAGGGTGTCTTCGAAGTCGTGCTACCGCCCTTCGGCAAAAAATCCTATTTCGGCTTTATCGGCCTGAAGGATACCGATCACGCGCCGCTAATGGATGCGATCGATGCCGCGATGCTGAAGATAAAGGCGGACGGCAGAATGGCCACGCTGCAGAAGAAGTGGTTCGGCGCGACCTTCGACACCCCGGATTCGGTCAAGGATCCAGCATTCTGATCGATTGATCGTCATCACCAATCATGCCCCGGATGTGCCTGGGCATGATTGGAAGCAGATCCGGTTTCATGACCGCCAAGGGGACGACATCCAACCCTCATGTCCTTCAAACTCTTCGAATTGCTGCTGCAGGCGTCGATCTATACGGTCACGATCAGCATCGTATCAATCCTGATCGGTTTCGCCATCGCGATCCTGCTGTCGGGCATGCTGCTTTCGCTGCGGCGCCATCTGGTGTTGCCTGCCCGGATTTTTGTCAGCTTTTTCCGCGGCGTGCCGCTGCTTGTGCAATTGCTGCTGATTTACAATCTTTTGCCAGTTATTGGCATCAATGTGCCAAGCGTTGTGGCGGCAGTCGTCGGCCTGTCGCTCTGTACCGCCGCCTATCAGGCGGAGAACCTGCGGGGCGGCTTTGCCAGTGTTCCCGTCGGGCTGGTCGAATCCGCTGAAATGGTCGGCTTGACGCCCGGTCAGATCTTTCGCCGCATCAAGGTTCCGACCGCCCTTCGCCTGACATTGCCTGCCCTCGTCAACGAGGCGATCCTCATTCTCAAGGCGTCGTCTCTCGTCTCCGTCGTCGGCATTGTCGAATTGACGCGCATGGCGCAGGATCTCGCTGGCAGCACCTTTCTGCCCCTGCAGCTCTTCGCGTCTGCCGGATTGATCTATCTGGTGATCAACTGGATCGTCGCATTGGCCGGCGGCCTGATCGAACGCTCTCTTCCTGGAGCACCCCGATGAGCTTCGACATCAACGTCCTCATCGACCAATGGCCTGCGATCGCCAGCGGCGCGGGCGTCACGATCATGATTTGGGTTTTCGGCACGATTGCCGCCGCCGCCCTTGGCTTTCTGCTGGCTGTCGCCAGGCAATATGGCGGCCTGGCGGTCGATAAGGCGCTCGGTCTTATCGTCGCGGTCCTGCGCGGTACACCCTTCCTGATCCAGATCTTCCTAGTCTACTATGGCGGTCCTTTCATCGGTCTGTCGCTCGATCCCCTACTCGCCGGGCTGATCGGCATCTCGATCTATGGTGCGGCCTATTTTAGCGAAATTTTCCGCTCCGGCTTTCGAGCCGTCCCAAGGGGGCACATCGAAGCCGGTGAATGTGTCGGCCTCACGCAAGGGCAGATCGTCAGGCGCATCCTGCTGCCGGAAATGACCATGCTGGTGCTGCCGCCGTCGGTGAACATGGCAGTGATCCTCATGAAGGAGACGGCAGTACTTTCGATCATTACCGTGCCGGAACTGACGGCGACATTGAGCGCCATAGGCTCGCAGCAATACGCCTTCGTGGAAGCGCTTTCCGCGCTGGCGCTCTTTTATTGGGTGCTGGTCGAATTCACCGGCCGGCTTGGCAATCTCGCCGAAACGAAACTTTCCAGATTCAGGTTTTTCAACGCATGAGCGTTCCCGCAATCGCAGTCAAAAATCTTATCAAGAAGTTCGGGGATTCCACTGTCCTGCAAGGCATCGACCTCGAGATAGCGCAGGGACAAGTCTCTTGCCTGATCGGCCCTTCCGGCTCCGGCAAGAGCACGCTTTTACGCTGCATGGCCTTTCTCGAAGAGGCAACCCGCGGCACGATTGCCATCAATGGCGAGGTACTTGGCTTCAGCGAGAACGCCGAGGGTGTGAGGGAGCGCGTTCCTGCGGCGACGAACCGAACAATCCGCGCCCAGATCGGCATGGTCTTCCAGCAGTTTAATCTTTGGCCGCACATGACGGCGCTCGGCAATGTCAGCGAGGCACTAAAGATGGTTCACAGGTTGAGCCGCAAACAGGCCGAGGATCTGGCGTTGGCTCAGCTTGTGAAAGTCGGGCTGGAAGCGCGTGCCGGGCACTATCCCTCGCAGCTTTCCGGCGGCCAGCAACAGCGTGTCGCCATTGCCCGCGCATTGGCGCTCAAGCCGAAGATCATGCTGTTCGACGAACCAACCTCTTCGCTCGATCCGGAGCTAACGGGCGAGGTGCTGAATGTCATGCGCGATCTGGCGGCCGAGGGCATGACCATGGTCGTCGTCTCACACGAGATCGGCTTCGCCGCAACGGTCGGCCAGCAGATCATCTTCCTCGACCACGGCAAGGTACTGTTTACCGGGGCGCCGCAAGACGTGTTCAAGAAACCGCGAAATCCGCGTCTGGAGCAGTTCCTAGACACCTATCTCGATCGCGGCGCGTCCATGCTTCTCTAAGCGCAGCCAGAGCAACAGGCTGAGTGAAACCGTCGCCGTCACATCAGCGGTGGCCGTAGCTGGCATCTGACGTTTCTTACCCAGAGCGGCTAGGAGCGCTCAAGCTTCTTATGATCTACCTCTAAAGCGACGGCGTCTCTTCCAGCAGCTCGCGGACGAAATCGAACATGCCATGACGGCGGTCGCGGCGCAGGCGTTCGGCTTTGACGATCGACTGGACGGCGTCGAAGGCGGCATTCAGATCGTCGTTTATGATGACGTAGTCGTATTCGCGCCAGTGGGCGATCTCGGCGCGGCTGTTGGCGAGGCGCGTCTGGATCACCTCCTCGGAATCCTCGGCGCGGCGATGCAGCCGCGACTGCAGCTCGGTCATGGTCGGCGGCAGCACGAAGATCGAGACGACGTCGGCTGACATCTTCTCCTGCAATTGCTGGGCGCCCTGCCAGTCGATGTCGAAGAGCATGTCGCGGCCTTCGGCCATCGCCTGCTCGACCGGCTCGCGCGGCGTGCCGTAGAAATTACCATGCACCTCGGCCCATTCGAGCAAAGCGTCGCTGTCGCGCAACCGCTCGAACTCGCGCACACTCTTGAAGTGGTAATGCACATCCTCGACTTCGCTCGGGCGGCGCTGGCGCGTGGTGACGCTGACGGAGAGGCCGATTTGCCTGTCCTGCTCCAGCAGCGTGCGCGCGATGGTGGACTTGCCGGCGCCCGACGGCGACGAGATAACAAGCATCAGACCGCGGCGGGCGATCTGGACGGGCGAGGATTTCGCCGGTTTCATGTCCTACTCCAAATTCTGGACCTGCTCGCGGAACTGGTCGATCACGACTTTCAACTCGATGCCGGCGGCGGTGACCGCCGAAGCATTCGACTTCGAGCAGATGGTATTCGATTCGCGGTTAAATTCCTGTGCAAGGAAGTCCAACCGGCGCCCGGCAGGGCCATCTTTCACCAGGAGATCGCGCGCTGCGGCGACGTGCGCCTTCAGACGATCGATTTCCTCGCGCAGATCCGCCTTGGTCGCCAGCAATGCAGCTTCGGCATGCAGCCTGTCGCGGTCGAGCGCAGCCATGCCGTCCATCAACAAGGCGACCTGCGCGGCCAGCCGTGCGGCGATCTCCTGCGGCGAGCGTGAGGGATCGGCCGCGATCGTGCGCGTGAGACCTTCGATCGTCGTGACATGATCGAGGAGAATGCCGGTCAGAGCCGACCCTTCCTGCTCCCGCATGGCTCTCAGATCGGAAAGCGCGGCCAACAGGCCGGCTGTGATATCGGCGTCACGGGCGGCAAGCGCTTCCTCGCCATCCTCGCTTTCGCGGAATTCGACGATGCCGCGCACCAGAAGCAGCGTATCGAGCTTCAGCGGTGCCGGATCAATGATACCGTCCAATTGCTCGCGCATGGCAAGCACGGCGGCAAGCGCTTGCCTGTTCAGCACTGCCTCGAAGCGGTTCTCGTCGGCGGTGACGGACAGCGATGCCTGCAGGTTGCCGCGGCTGAAGCTTTCACCGGCGAGGCGGCGGACGTCTGCCTCCATGCGTTCGAGGCCGGGTGGCAGGCGCAGCCGCAGGTCGAGGCCCTTGCCGTTGACCGAGCGCAGTTCCCATGCCCAGCGCCAGCGGCCGCTCGTTCCCTCGCGCCGCGCAAAACCGGTCATGGACTGCAAAGCCATCCGAGCCTCCAGAAACTATCAGTTGATCTTCTTTTTCTTCGGCGGCACGACGGTCGCGCCGTCATCCGCCGGCTGTTCTTCCGGCTGGCCGTCGACGGCGATGCTCGGGTCGGAGCCCTTGTCGGCTTCGAGCTTGCGCCAGTGCTTGACGTTGGCGTTGTGCTCCTCGAGCGTAGCAGCGAAAACATGGCCGCCAGTGCCGTCGGCGACGAAATAGAGGTCCTGCGTCTTCCAGGGATTGGCGACGGCTTCCAGCGCATCCTTACCGGGATTGGCGATCGGCGTCGGCGGAAGACCCTTGATGACATAGGTGTTGAATGGTGTGTCCCGCTTCAGGTCCGACTGGGAGATCGGCCGGTCGGCCGGTTTGCCGTCGCCGCCGAAGAGACCGTAGATGATGGTCGGGTCGGACTGCAGGCGCATGCCCTTTCCGAGCCGGTTGAGGAAAACCGAGGCGACATGAGCGCGTTCGTCGGCAACGCCGGTTTCCTTTTCGACGATCGAGGCGAGCGTCACGAATTCTTCCTTGGACCGCAGCGGCAGCGAAGAGTCGCGCTTGTCCCAGATCTGATCGACGATTTTCTGCTGTGCCGCCGCCATCTGCTGGATGATTTCCGAGCGCTTTGTGCCGCGCGAGAACTTGTAGGTATCCGGGCGAAGGCTGCCCTCGGCCGGAAGGGCGGCCGGCAGGTCGCCTTCCAGCACCCGATCTTCCAGCATGCGATTGAACATCTGGCGGACCGTCAAGCCCTCAGGGAAGGAAACGGAATAGAGAATGGACTTGCCCGATTTCAGAAGCTCCATGATATCGCTCATGGAGGCTCTGGCCTTGATCTCATATTCACCGGCCTTCAGGCTCTCGCCGGCAGAAAGATGCGTTGCCGTGAGATAACGGAAGATGCGGGCATCGCTGATGATTGCGTTGCGCTCGAGGTTCGAGGCAATTTCGGCCAGACCGGCGCCATTGCGGATAATGAAGTTGGTATTGGTCTGCAGCGGACCGGGATTCCGATAGGTCGATGTGGCGTAGTAGAAGGCGATGATGGCGACGACGCAGACCACAACCGCCATCGTCATGATGAAGTTCAGGAAAAGAACCACCTGGCCGCGGGCTTTCTTGGACCGTTTCGGCGGCTCCGGAACGCGCTCCGGACGCAGGGCTTCGCTGGGCGACTTCGGGATGATCGGTCCCTTCTGGCCCTGGGTATCGTTGCTCTGGTTCGTCGTATCGCTCACCGGCAATCCTCTAAAACTTGACCCTTACTTCGCTATTTCGCGAAGCAATGCGGCAAAAGCAGGTTCTGCCGCCGTTCAACGGCGCTTCCGGCCGTTATGCTCGCGCGCGCCCTGCGACGCAACGCAGCGGACGGTTGCGGCGTAAGGAACACTCATTACACCGCGCGGACCGTTATTGCGCGTAACGGCGCAGGACGAGCGACGCGTTCGTGCCGCCAAATCCGAACGAGTTGGACAGCGCCACATTGATTTCTCGCTCACATGCCTTGTGCGGAACAAGATCGATCGCCGTCTCGCGTTCGGGATTGTCGAGATTGAGCGTCGGCGGCGCGATATTGTCGCGGATAGCAAGCGTGGTGAAAATCGCCTCGATCGCGCCGGCAGCACCGAGAAGATGCCCGGTCGCCGACTTGGTCGAAGACATGGAGATCTTCGACGCCGCATTGCCGACCAGTCGCTCGACGGCGCCGAGTTCGATCGTGTCGGCCATGGTCGAGGTGCCGTGGGCGTTGATGTAATCGATATCGGCCGGCGTCAGCCCGGCGCGCTTCAGCGCCATCGCCATGCAGCGGCCGGCGCCCTCGCCGTCTTCGGACGGCGCAGTGATATGATAGGCGTCGCCCGACAGGCCATAGCCGACGATTTCGGCATAGATCTTGGCGCCGCGCGCCTTGGCGTGTTCCAGTTCCTCGAGCACGACGATGCCGGCGCCCTCGCCCATGACGAAGCCGTCGCGGTCGCGGTCATAGGGGCGCGAGGCCCTCTGCGGATCGTCGTTGTGCTGGGTCGACAGCGCCTTGCAGGCGGCAAAGCCGGCGAGCGAAATGCGGCTGACAGGGGATTCCGTGCCGCCGGCGACCATGACGTCGGCATCACCAAGCGCAATCAGCCGCGCGGCATCGCCGATCGCATGCGCGCCTGTCGAGCAGGCGGTGACGACCGAATGATTGGGTCCGCGCAGCTTGTGGCGGATCGAGACCTGGCCGGAGACGAGGTTAATCAGGCGGCCGGGAATGAAGAAGGGGGAGATGCGGCGTGGGCCCTTGTCGCGCAGGGTGTAACCTGCCTCGACAATGCCTTCGATGCCGCCGATGCCGGAGCCGATCAGCACGCCGGTGGCGATCTGGTCCTCATCGGTCTCGGGATGCCAGCCGGCATCGGCAAGCGCCATGTCGGCGGCGGCCATGCCGTAGATGATGAAGGGATCGACCTTACGCTGCTCTTTCGGCTCCATCCACTGATCGACATTGAAGGTGCCGTCGGTGCCGTCGCCGACGGGAATACGGCAGGCGATTTTGGCGGGAAGGTCGTCGACCTCGAATTCGGTGACCAGACGGGCGCCGTTCTGACCGGCAAGCAGCCGGGACCACGTCACCTCGGTTCCGCATCCTAAGGGTGATACCATGCCGGTACCCGTTATGACGACACGTCTCATCGCGTGCTTTCCCCCGTCTCTTATGTTCTATGGAGAAATATGCCGAAAAGAAAAGGGCGGACTCCAGGCCCGCCCTTTCTCAAAATTACAGGATCAGGCCTGGGCCTTCTCGATAAACTTCACGGCATCGCCGACCGTCAGGATCGAGTCGGCAGCGTCGTCAGGAATTTCAACGCCGAATTCTTCTTCGAAAGCCATGACAAGTTCGACCGTGTCGAGCGAGTCGGCGCCCAGATCGTCGATAAAGCTGGCGCTCTCGACGACCTTGTCGGCATCGACGCCAAGATGATCAATAACAATTTTCTTTACGCGTTCTGCGATATCGCTCATGTCGGTTTCCTCGACCTTATGTCCTGATCGGAATGCCGTTGCGGCACCCCTACCCTGTTTCAGCCTGCGATGTTTTCAGACATCCTCGGCAAACTCGTTTACCCGGCTTCAGAGATGTCCCAGGCTTGCAAAAAGCCCGCCGGTCCGTCTGCTTTCTCGGGACGACTGTTGACAGTCATGGCCCGCTTAACATGCTTTATGTCTGCCGCAAAGCGAGAAAATCAACGGTTCGTGATTGCTCAACATGCTATTGGCGGAAATACCCCCATGCCAGCGGTTTGTCGTTTCAGATCATCGCCATGCCGCCGTTTACGTGCAGCGTCTGGCCCGTCATATAGGC contains these protein-coding regions:
- a CDS encoding acyl carrier protein; translation: MSDIAERVKKIVIDHLGVDADKVVESASFIDDLGADSLDTVELVMAFEEEFGVEIPDDAADSILTVGDAVKFIEKAQA
- a CDS encoding amino acid ABC transporter permease → MSFDINVLIDQWPAIASGAGVTIMIWVFGTIAAAALGFLLAVARQYGGLAVDKALGLIVAVLRGTPFLIQIFLVYYGGPFIGLSLDPLLAGLIGISIYGAAYFSEIFRSGFRAVPRGHIEAGECVGLTQGQIVRRILLPEMTMLVLPPSVNMAVILMKETAVLSIITVPELTATLSAIGSQQYAFVEALSALALFYWVLVEFTGRLGNLAETKLSRFRFFNA
- the gmk gene encoding guanylate kinase, giving the protein MKPAKSSPVQIARRGLMLVISSPSGAGKSTIARTLLEQDRQIGLSVSVTTRQRRPSEVEDVHYHFKSVREFERLRDSDALLEWAEVHGNFYGTPREPVEQAMAEGRDMLFDIDWQGAQQLQEKMSADVVSIFVLPPTMTELQSRLHRRAEDSEEVIQTRLANSRAEIAHWREYDYVIINDDLNAAFDAVQSIVKAERLRRDRRHGMFDFVRELLEETPSL
- a CDS encoding amino acid ABC transporter ATP-binding protein — encoded protein: MSVPAIAVKNLIKKFGDSTVLQGIDLEIAQGQVSCLIGPSGSGKSTLLRCMAFLEEATRGTIAINGEVLGFSENAEGVRERVPAATNRTIRAQIGMVFQQFNLWPHMTALGNVSEALKMVHRLSRKQAEDLALAQLVKVGLEARAGHYPSQLSGGQQQRVAIARALALKPKIMLFDEPTSSLDPELTGEVLNVMRDLAAEGMTMVVVSHEIGFAATVGQQIIFLDHGKVLFTGAPQDVFKKPRNPRLEQFLDTYLDRGASMLL
- a CDS encoding YicC/YloC family endoribonuclease produces the protein MALQSMTGFARREGTSGRWRWAWELRSVNGKGLDLRLRLPPGLERMEADVRRLAGESFSRGNLQASLSVTADENRFEAVLNRQALAAVLAMREQLDGIIDPAPLKLDTLLLVRGIVEFRESEDGEEALAARDADITAGLLAALSDLRAMREQEGSALTGILLDHVTTIEGLTRTIAADPSRSPQEIAARLAAQVALLMDGMAALDRDRLHAEAALLATKADLREEIDRLKAHVAAARDLLVKDGPAGRRLDFLAQEFNRESNTICSKSNASAVTAAGIELKVVIDQFREQVQNLE
- the fabF gene encoding beta-ketoacyl-ACP synthase II; its protein translation is MRRVVITGTGMVSPLGCGTEVTWSRLLAGQNGARLVTEFEVDDLPAKIACRIPVGDGTDGTFNVDQWMEPKEQRKVDPFIIYGMAAADMALADAGWHPETDEDQIATGVLIGSGIGGIEGIVEAGYTLRDKGPRRISPFFIPGRLINLVSGQVSIRHKLRGPNHSVVTACSTGAHAIGDAARLIALGDADVMVAGGTESPVSRISLAGFAACKALSTQHNDDPQRASRPYDRDRDGFVMGEGAGIVVLEELEHAKARGAKIYAEIVGYGLSGDAYHITAPSEDGEGAGRCMAMALKRAGLTPADIDYINAHGTSTMADTIELGAVERLVGNAASKISMSSTKSATGHLLGAAGAIEAIFTTLAIRDNIAPPTLNLDNPERETAIDLVPHKACEREINVALSNSFGFGGTNASLVLRRYAQ
- a CDS encoding amino acid ABC transporter permease, whose amino-acid sequence is MSFKLFELLLQASIYTVTISIVSILIGFAIAILLSGMLLSLRRHLVLPARIFVSFFRGVPLLVQLLLIYNLLPVIGINVPSVVAAVVGLSLCTAAYQAENLRGGFASVPVGLVESAEMVGLTPGQIFRRIKVPTALRLTLPALVNEAILILKASSLVSVVGIVELTRMAQDLAGSTFLPLQLFASAGLIYLVINWIVALAGGLIERSLPGAPR
- the mltG gene encoding endolytic transglycosylase MltG → MSDTTNQSNDTQGQKGPIIPKSPSEALRPERVPEPPKRSKKARGQVVLFLNFIMTMAVVVCVVAIIAFYYATSTYRNPGPLQTNTNFIIRNGAGLAEIASNLERNAIISDARIFRYLTATHLSAGESLKAGEYEIKARASMSDIMELLKSGKSILYSVSFPEGLTVRQMFNRMLEDRVLEGDLPAALPAEGSLRPDTYKFSRGTKRSEIIQQMAAAQQKIVDQIWDKRDSSLPLRSKEEFVTLASIVEKETGVADERAHVASVFLNRLGKGMRLQSDPTIIYGLFGGDGKPADRPISQSDLKRDTPFNTYVIKGLPPTPIANPGKDALEAVANPWKTQDLYFVADGTGGHVFAATLEEHNANVKHWRKLEADKGSDPSIAVDGQPEEQPADDGATVVPPKKKKIN